The Scyliorhinus canicula chromosome 5, sScyCan1.1, whole genome shotgun sequence genome window below encodes:
- the LOC119966342 gene encoding ras-related protein Rab-5A, translating to MANRGGAARPNGPAAANKICQFKLVLLGESAVGKSSLVLRFVKGQFHEYQESTIGAAFLTQTVCLDDTTVKFEIWDTAGQERYHSLAPMYYRGAQAAIVVYDITNDDTFVRAKNWVKELQRQASPNIVIALAGNKADLANKRAVEFQEAQSYADDNSLLFMETSAKTSINVNEIFLAIAKKLPKNEPQNTGPNSGRSRGVDLHEPTQQTKSQCCSN from the exons ATGGCAAATCGGGGAGGCGCAGCGAGACCGAATGGACCAGCTGCTGCTAACAAAATCTGCCAGTTCAAGCTTGTTCTACTTGGAGAGTCTGCTGTTGGCAAGTCTAGTTTAGTGCTACGTTTTGTGAAGGGACAGTTCCATGAATATCAAGAAAGTACTATTGGTG CTGCTTTCCTAACTCAAACTGTCTGCCTGGATGACACAACTGTGAAATTTGAAATATGGGACACAGCAGGACAAGAAAGATATCACAGCTTGGCCCCAATGTACTATCGAGGAGCACAAGCTGCTATCGTGGTTTACGACATTACAAATGAT GATACTTTTGTACGGGCCAAGAATTGGGTTAAGGAGCTTCAGAGGCAAGCAAGTCCTAACATTGTAATAGCTTTAGCAGGGAACAAGGCTGATCTTGCTAACAAGAGAGCAGTAGAGTTCCAG GAAGCACAGTCCTATGCAGATGACAACAGCTTATTATTCATGGAGACATCTGCAAAGACTTCAATTAATGTGAATGAAATATTTTTGGCAATAG CAAAGAAATTGCCTAAGAATGAGCCTCAGAATACAGGACCAAACAGTGGAAGAAGCAGAGGAGTAGATCTTCATGAACCCACCCAACAGACGAAGAGCCAGTGCTGTAGTAACTAG